In a genomic window of Amycolatopsis japonica:
- a CDS encoding ABC transporter substrate-binding protein: protein MSTHHRTRLLAAAFAALTLAGGIAGCSRADSGAAPAEQKSQGAAAEVRVGYFPNVTHAPALIGVKNGFFAKEIGSTKLTTQTFNAGPEEVNALLGNSLDIAFIGSGPAINAFTKSKGAIQLVSGAVTGGAQLVVKPEITTPEQLTGKNIATPSLANTQDVALKKFIAEKKLPDVKITNLENPKTFDAFKKGELDGGWLPEPWSSRLVLDAGAKVLLDEKNLWPEGKFPTTVVIVRSEFLQQHPETVTAILKGELAAIEWAKTNPAEAKKVVNGELKALAGSTLSEAVLDRAFSGIELGIDPVASTFTQLAQDSVTAGVVKSAVDLKGFADFGPLNAVLAEQGKPGVNAPGLTK from the coding sequence GTGAGCACCCACCACAGAACCCGTTTGCTGGCCGCGGCCTTCGCCGCCCTGACACTGGCCGGCGGGATCGCGGGGTGTTCACGCGCGGACAGCGGCGCCGCTCCGGCGGAGCAGAAGAGCCAGGGTGCCGCGGCCGAGGTGCGTGTCGGGTACTTCCCCAACGTGACGCACGCGCCCGCGCTGATCGGCGTCAAGAACGGCTTCTTCGCCAAGGAAATCGGCTCGACGAAGCTCACCACGCAGACGTTCAACGCCGGCCCCGAAGAGGTCAACGCGCTGCTCGGCAACTCGCTCGACATCGCCTTCATCGGCTCCGGGCCCGCGATCAACGCCTTCACCAAGTCCAAGGGCGCCATCCAGCTGGTCTCCGGCGCGGTCACCGGCGGAGCGCAGCTGGTGGTGAAGCCCGAGATCACCACTCCCGAGCAGCTCACCGGCAAGAACATCGCGACACCGTCGCTGGCGAACACCCAGGACGTCGCGCTCAAGAAGTTCATCGCCGAAAAGAAGCTGCCCGACGTCAAGATCACCAACCTCGAGAACCCGAAGACGTTCGACGCCTTCAAGAAGGGCGAGCTCGACGGCGGTTGGCTGCCCGAACCGTGGTCCTCGCGGCTCGTGCTGGACGCGGGCGCGAAGGTCCTGCTGGACGAGAAGAACCTGTGGCCGGAAGGCAAGTTCCCGACCACGGTCGTGATCGTCCGCAGCGAATTCCTGCAGCAGCACCCGGAGACCGTCACCGCCATCCTCAAGGGTGAACTCGCCGCCATCGAGTGGGCGAAGACCAATCCCGCCGAGGCGAAGAAGGTCGTCAACGGGGAGCTCAAGGCGCTCGCGGGCAGCACACTGAGCGAGGCCGTCCTCGATCGCGCCTTCTCCGGCATCGAACTCGGCATCGACCCGGTGGCGTCGACCTTCACCCAGCTCGCGCAGGACTCGGTGACCGCGGGCGTGGTGAAGTCCGCGGTGGACCTCAAGGGGTTCGCCGATTTCGGCCCGCTCAACGCCGTGCTCGCCGAGCAGGGCAAGCCCGGCGTGAACGCGCCCGGGCTGACGAAGTGA
- a CDS encoding acyl-ACP desaturase produces MTVPETTRLMLELEGTVEENLNRHLSVAKEWMPHEYVPWDEGRNFADLGGEAWDPEQSRVSPIARTSLEVNLLTEDNLPSYHREIERAFGRDGAWGTWVHRWTAEEGRHGICIRDYLLVTRAVDPVELERMRMQTMEAGYDSGDKALLNVFAYVSFQELATRISHRNTGKYTQDPLCEKLLARVAMDENLHMLFYRNLVQASLELSPDAMMRAITDEVVQFQMPGAVIPSFVRKAALIAKAGIYDLRIHHDEVIWPLLRQWKIFELEGLGEVGEKARDELDQFLKALDTQASRFEERRAAAEARSAARRA; encoded by the coding sequence ATGACGGTCCCCGAAACCACCCGGCTGATGCTCGAGCTCGAGGGGACGGTCGAGGAGAACCTCAACCGGCATCTCTCGGTCGCCAAGGAATGGATGCCGCACGAGTACGTGCCGTGGGACGAGGGCCGGAACTTCGCCGATCTCGGCGGGGAGGCGTGGGATCCCGAGCAGTCGCGGGTGTCGCCGATCGCGCGGACGTCCCTGGAGGTCAACCTCCTCACCGAGGACAACCTGCCGAGCTACCACCGCGAGATCGAGCGCGCCTTCGGCCGCGACGGGGCGTGGGGCACGTGGGTGCACCGCTGGACCGCCGAAGAGGGCCGCCACGGCATCTGCATCCGCGACTATCTGCTGGTGACGCGCGCGGTCGATCCGGTCGAGCTGGAGCGCATGCGGATGCAGACCATGGAGGCCGGCTACGACAGCGGCGACAAGGCGCTGCTGAACGTCTTCGCGTACGTGTCCTTCCAGGAGCTGGCGACGCGGATCTCGCACCGCAACACCGGGAAGTACACGCAGGATCCGTTGTGCGAGAAGCTGCTCGCGCGGGTCGCGATGGACGAGAACCTGCACATGCTCTTCTACCGGAACCTGGTGCAGGCGTCGCTGGAGCTTTCACCCGACGCGATGATGCGCGCCATCACCGACGAGGTCGTCCAGTTCCAGATGCCGGGCGCGGTGATCCCGAGCTTCGTGCGGAAGGCCGCGCTGATCGCGAAGGCGGGCATCTACGACCTGCGGATCCACCACGACGAGGTGATCTGGCCGCTGCTGCGGCAGTGGAAGATCTTCGAGCTCGAAGGGCTCGGCGAGGTGGGGGAGAAGGCGCGGGACGAACTCGACCAGTTCCTGAAGGCCCTCGACACCCAGGCGTCACGTTTCGAAGAGCGTCGCGCGGCCGCCGAGGCCCGCTCCGCCGCCCGTCGCGCGTGA
- a CDS encoding ABC transporter permease produces MPRLDRPETAVEDADEAVGAGLDSLDTPTGERRESRGKRFLRGFVPPVVFLALLIALWQALWAAAFWPEAMLPAPLAVWDELVGITVDGEIFEFVWTSVHRAALGFLIGVVIGTPLGLLVAKVRIVRAAVGPFLTGLQSLPSVAWVPAAILWFGLNDASIYFVVLLGSVPSIANGLVSGIDQIPPILPRVGQVMGANRLSSARHILLPAALPGFLAGLKQGWAFSWRSLMAAELIALSPALGKGLGAYLNEGSSFNSMEGVISAIFLILLVGVGIELLVFRPLERSVLRARGLTASL; encoded by the coding sequence ATGCCGCGGCTTGACCGCCCTGAAACCGCGGTGGAAGACGCCGACGAGGCCGTCGGCGCGGGACTCGATTCGCTCGACACCCCGACCGGGGAACGCCGGGAAAGCCGGGGCAAGCGGTTCCTGCGCGGCTTCGTGCCGCCGGTGGTCTTCCTGGCGCTGCTGATCGCGCTGTGGCAGGCACTCTGGGCCGCCGCGTTCTGGCCGGAGGCCATGCTGCCCGCGCCGCTCGCGGTGTGGGACGAACTCGTCGGCATCACCGTCGACGGCGAGATCTTCGAATTCGTCTGGACGTCGGTGCACCGGGCCGCGCTGGGCTTCCTGATCGGCGTGGTCATCGGGACCCCGCTCGGCCTGCTGGTGGCGAAGGTCCGCATCGTGCGCGCCGCGGTCGGGCCGTTCCTGACCGGGCTGCAAAGCCTTCCGTCGGTGGCGTGGGTGCCGGCGGCGATCCTGTGGTTCGGGCTGAACGACGCCTCGATCTACTTCGTGGTGTTGCTGGGTTCGGTGCCTTCGATCGCGAACGGTCTCGTCTCGGGCATCGACCAGATCCCGCCGATCCTGCCGCGCGTCGGACAGGTGATGGGGGCGAACAGGCTCTCGTCGGCCCGGCACATCCTGCTGCCCGCCGCGTTGCCGGGGTTCCTGGCCGGGCTCAAGCAGGGCTGGGCGTTCTCGTGGCGTTCGCTGATGGCCGCCGAGCTGATCGCGCTGTCCCCGGCGCTGGGCAAGGGGCTCGGCGCGTACCTCAACGAGGGCTCGTCGTTCAACAGCATGGAAGGCGTGATCTCGGCGATCTTCCTGATCCTGCTGGTCGGCGTCGGTATCGAGCTGCTGGTGTTCCGTCCGCTGGAGCGTTCGGTGCTGCGGGCGAGGGGGCTGACGGCCTCGCTGTAA
- a CDS encoding sensor histidine kinase translates to MAGVLTAGIGMGVVATTLKIADGTHTVLDTTLSSTTGFLFLLAGAVAHVRRASNPIGLLIALAGLALFTEDLQFSDEPLTHTLGLALSAASSPVIAHLVLAFPHGKLRSRGERVLAFSAYAVVFGSAVLGLLVNDDPRNLAAVAASPEAEQLVKRLLELVGALIGGGVVVVLLYRWLAGRLPQRRLLSPVLAIAVVGAVSTTVGSALGSGHPFSEPLLDVYRISFCLWPLTFLIGVLRARVGNAEMIRLLLERDGSGLAALVQDDEVWKDSRSIDALNAAAGLVLDNQRLAAELEERLVEVQASRARIVAAADDERRRVERDLHDGAQQRLVSVVLLLRMAERRLGDDLTPAVATLLTGTIDELQATVTELRELARGLRPPILTEAGLIPAVRSLLARVPIAVDLAGEDVPRLSGAVEATAYFVVSEAVTNALKHAQAEQVRVCIRVGEDGLRVDVHDDGVGTADIGGGSGLHGLRDRVRALGGELTVASEPGSGTTVSAVIPTDG, encoded by the coding sequence ATGGCGGGCGTGCTGACCGCCGGGATCGGCATGGGCGTCGTCGCGACGACGCTCAAGATCGCCGACGGCACGCACACCGTGCTCGACACCACCCTGTCGTCCACGACGGGGTTCCTCTTCCTCCTCGCCGGCGCCGTCGCGCACGTGCGCCGCGCCTCGAACCCCATCGGCCTGCTCATCGCGCTGGCCGGGCTCGCGTTGTTCACCGAGGACCTCCAGTTCTCCGACGAGCCGCTCACGCACACCCTCGGCTTGGCGCTTTCGGCCGCGTCCAGTCCGGTGATCGCGCATCTCGTGCTCGCCTTCCCGCACGGGAAACTCCGGTCCCGCGGGGAGCGGGTGCTCGCGTTCTCCGCGTACGCCGTGGTCTTCGGGTCGGCCGTCCTCGGCCTGCTGGTCAACGACGATCCACGGAACCTCGCCGCGGTCGCCGCGTCCCCGGAGGCCGAACAGCTGGTCAAACGGCTGCTGGAGCTGGTCGGCGCGCTGATCGGCGGCGGGGTCGTGGTGGTGCTGCTCTACCGCTGGCTCGCCGGGCGGCTCCCGCAGCGGCGGCTGCTCTCCCCCGTCCTCGCGATCGCCGTGGTCGGCGCGGTGAGCACCACGGTCGGCAGCGCGCTCGGCTCCGGGCATCCGTTCTCCGAACCGCTGCTCGACGTCTACCGGATCTCGTTCTGCCTGTGGCCGCTGACGTTCCTGATCGGGGTGCTGCGGGCGCGGGTCGGCAACGCGGAGATGATCCGGCTCCTGCTGGAACGCGACGGCTCCGGGCTGGCCGCGCTCGTGCAGGACGACGAGGTGTGGAAGGACAGCCGGTCGATCGACGCGCTCAACGCCGCCGCCGGGCTCGTCCTGGACAACCAGCGGCTGGCCGCGGAACTTGAGGAACGTCTCGTCGAGGTCCAGGCCTCCCGCGCCCGTATCGTCGCCGCCGCCGACGACGAGCGGCGGCGGGTCGAACGCGACCTGCACGACGGGGCACAGCAACGCCTGGTCAGTGTCGTACTGCTGCTGCGGATGGCGGAACGACGGCTCGGGGACGACCTCACGCCCGCCGTCGCGACCCTGCTGACCGGCACGATCGACGAACTGCAGGCCACCGTCACCGAACTGCGTGAACTCGCGCGCGGGCTGCGTCCCCCGATCCTCACCGAGGCCGGGCTGATCCCCGCGGTCCGGTCGCTGCTGGCCCGCGTCCCGATCGCCGTCGACCTCGCCGGGGAGGACGTGCCCCGGCTCAGCGGCGCCGTCGAGGCGACGGCGTACTTCGTCGTTTCGGAAGCGGTCACCAACGCGTTGAAGCACGCGCAAGCCGAGCAGGTCCGGGTGTGCATCCGCGTCGGGGAGGACGGCCTGCGGGTGGACGTCCACGACGACGGCGTCGGCACGGCCGACATCGGCGGCGGTTCCGGGCTGCACGGCCTGCGTGACCGGGTCCGGGCGCTCGGCGGCGAACTGACCGTCGCGAGCGAACCCGGCTCGGGCACCACGGTTTCGGCCGTCATCCCGACTGACGGCTAG
- a CDS encoding ABC transporter ATP-binding protein, which translates to MTTTLEPGLSTDVAVRLDGVRKAFGPTGRAVVALDGMDLTVAPGEFVCLLGASGCGKSTLLNLVAGLDQPTSGSITLETSRPAVMFQEAALMPWLTAARNVELPLRLAGFGRAERREKAAELLELVRLGGAGDKRPHELSGGMRQRVALARALAATLRVGGDTEQSLLLMDEPFAALDAITRDVLQGELLRVYRSTGTSVLFVTHDVREAVRLGQRVVLLSSRPGRVVREWRDVQASDAEELTLEITGHLREVISTHAAA; encoded by the coding sequence ATGACGACCACCTTGGAGCCCGGCCTGTCCACCGATGTCGCCGTGCGGCTCGACGGGGTGCGGAAGGCGTTCGGGCCGACCGGCCGCGCCGTCGTGGCCCTCGACGGGATGGACCTGACGGTGGCGCCCGGCGAGTTCGTCTGTCTCCTCGGCGCCTCCGGTTGTGGCAAGAGCACCCTGCTGAACCTGGTCGCCGGCCTCGACCAGCCGACGTCGGGCTCGATCACCCTCGAAACCTCCCGGCCCGCGGTCATGTTCCAGGAAGCCGCGCTGATGCCGTGGCTGACCGCGGCCCGCAACGTGGAACTGCCGCTGCGGCTCGCCGGTTTCGGCCGGGCCGAGCGCCGCGAGAAGGCGGCCGAACTGCTCGAACTCGTCCGCCTCGGCGGCGCGGGTGACAAGCGGCCGCACGAGCTGTCCGGCGGGATGCGGCAGCGTGTCGCGCTCGCCAGGGCGCTGGCCGCGACCCTGCGCGTCGGCGGTGACACGGAGCAGTCGCTGCTGCTGATGGACGAGCCGTTCGCCGCGCTCGACGCCATCACCCGCGACGTCCTGCAGGGTGAACTCCTGCGCGTCTACCGCAGCACCGGCACCTCCGTGTTGTTCGTGACCCACGACGTCCGCGAGGCCGTCCGGCTGGGCCAGCGGGTCGTGCTGCTCTCGTCGCGGCCGGGCCGGGTCGTGCGGGAATGGCGCGACGTCCAGGCCTCCGACGCCGAGGAGCTGACGCTGGAGATCACCGGTCACCTCCGGGAGGTGATCAGTACCCATGCCGCGGCTTGA